The following proteins are co-located in the Streptomyces sp. DT2A-34 genome:
- a CDS encoding helix-turn-helix domain-containing protein — MSSRQRGRPERLLDPDAGPVQRFAHELRSLRARAGSPSYRTMSEQARVSVAALSRAASGERLPSVAVVRAYARACEADPDEWESRLAAATDVAARGTEGGESPYKGLTQFEPADQELFFGRAELAEDTVRLMKEHLFAVLVGASGSGKSSLLRAGVLPLLEKVVQEAGCAAELRLITPGSRPVATHGRLLAPGPGEPYRIVVVDQFEEIFTLCRDRAERWLFVEQLLAAKDSGGRLRVVVAVGAGFHGRCAEHPGLAEALRHTSLTVGPMTRDQLRDAIVKPATAAGLRVERELTARIVEEVYGQPGALPLLSHALRETWRRRRSGVLTLAAYEETGGVHGAIAAAAEEVYGSLSPDQAGTARRLLLALIAPGDGTPDSRRPVRRADLREWPDPEVPFVLERLSQARLVTVDEENVELAHEALITGWPRLQCWLEENRERLRMHRHLTEAARNWQEHGRDPGTLYRGINLALADVLFTREQQDDDLAARERAFLSASRVAHRMERWTAARAQRHMRRLVGALIFVVCGILVAGQIAWHESDVAERERSLAGARQAAGLVGGERVTDPRTRTLLGIAAWRLAPLPESRAALFDALAEPERDAFTDPDQNDDTRDFLADSGRTLLGVGGGRWSAWDVATHRRTGSGRLPDRAVTAVSLDGRTLALAGTDGDGASRLWRLPAGTEDPVGYHGAADSELGVGAYVVNGPDTTAQLSAFTDDPVVLERSAAGAASAMDVVVPSADGRLAAVCAQGQPLMLRDIVRHRTVTGAWQDSSAVECSSAALVFDRAGTRFAAVSDAAIRVWDTASGRELADIAQPGVSHLAFTPDGRFLAVAGPDGTTVWRISAAGAPVFRHALSDGPVTALAWDPDGPTLRYLADGTVHSLDLAVPLTSPWLERPLDRETFSPDGRLLATAERHGDHYRFSLRDTRTGRVLARLPSLAAADGRSGAGGVGPLMTFSPDERDFAYGVGEPEASGARFVVWNVTDHRVRAVLQPGGSSPVRSIALTPGGGKLLLSRATAAGSPTGEVWNTARGTRTDRPEALTATLKSALASGFTGPASALPFGLDTDVPLGPDGGAEVLALSPDGVHLATGGGFGSVTVWHGRTERHREAVIPPVAGVAGDGAIGARVTALAFSSDGRTLAVGYASGALRLWDTATRQPLGGSLTTPGEAIRSLAFDGHGDSVHASSAHVPVQRYAVGAAQVVSRLCARAGRNLTADEWRTYLPDVPYRRLCAVSGTADPVAEVGPAPAASPKPTGTPAPARTTSSPPVARQHASRKPGASAHGIVTPEAVPPPGARREAASPSADEAHPRSRPGKTARRPLVGKAPG, encoded by the coding sequence GTGAGCAGCCGACAGCGGGGACGCCCCGAGCGGCTGCTCGATCCCGACGCGGGGCCGGTGCAGCGCTTCGCCCACGAGCTGCGGTCACTACGTGCGCGGGCCGGCTCCCCGTCGTACCGGACGATGTCCGAACAGGCCCGCGTCTCGGTGGCCGCCCTGTCACGGGCGGCCTCGGGCGAGCGGCTGCCGTCGGTGGCGGTCGTGCGCGCGTACGCGCGGGCCTGCGAGGCCGATCCGGACGAGTGGGAGAGCCGGCTGGCGGCGGCCACCGACGTCGCGGCCCGCGGAACCGAGGGCGGCGAGTCACCGTACAAGGGACTCACCCAGTTCGAACCGGCCGACCAGGAGCTGTTCTTCGGCCGGGCCGAGCTCGCCGAGGACACGGTGAGGCTGATGAAGGAGCACCTGTTCGCGGTGCTCGTCGGCGCATCCGGCAGCGGCAAGTCCTCCCTGCTGCGGGCCGGCGTGCTGCCCCTGCTGGAGAAGGTCGTCCAGGAGGCGGGCTGTGCGGCGGAGTTGCGGCTGATCACACCCGGCTCGCGGCCGGTCGCCACGCACGGCCGACTTCTGGCGCCGGGACCGGGCGAGCCGTACCGCATCGTCGTGGTCGACCAGTTCGAGGAGATCTTCACGCTCTGCCGCGACCGGGCCGAACGGTGGCTGTTCGTCGAGCAGCTGCTCGCCGCCAAGGACTCCGGCGGCCGCCTGCGCGTGGTCGTGGCGGTGGGCGCCGGCTTCCACGGCCGGTGCGCCGAGCACCCCGGCCTCGCCGAGGCACTGCGGCACACGAGCCTGACGGTCGGCCCGATGACCCGGGACCAACTGCGGGACGCCATCGTCAAACCGGCCACGGCGGCCGGCCTGCGGGTCGAACGGGAACTCACCGCCCGCATCGTCGAGGAGGTGTACGGCCAGCCCGGCGCGCTGCCGCTGCTCTCGCACGCCCTGCGCGAGACCTGGCGCCGCAGACGCAGCGGAGTGCTGACGCTCGCTGCCTACGAGGAGACGGGCGGCGTCCACGGAGCGATCGCCGCGGCGGCCGAGGAGGTCTACGGCAGCCTGTCGCCCGACCAGGCCGGCACCGCCCGCCGGCTCCTGCTCGCCCTCATCGCCCCCGGCGACGGCACGCCCGACAGCCGCCGCCCGGTCAGACGGGCCGACCTGCGCGAATGGCCCGACCCCGAGGTGCCCTTCGTCCTCGAACGGCTCTCCCAGGCCCGGCTCGTCACCGTGGACGAGGAGAACGTCGAACTCGCCCACGAGGCCCTCATCACCGGCTGGCCCCGGCTGCAGTGCTGGCTCGAGGAGAACCGCGAGCGGCTGCGCATGCACCGCCACCTCACCGAGGCCGCCCGCAACTGGCAGGAGCACGGCCGCGACCCCGGCACCCTGTACCGGGGGATCAACCTCGCCCTGGCCGACGTGCTGTTCACCCGCGAACAGCAGGACGACGACCTCGCCGCACGGGAGCGCGCCTTCCTCAGCGCCTCTCGGGTGGCCCACCGCATGGAGCGCTGGACGGCCGCCCGGGCGCAGCGCCACATGCGAAGACTCGTCGGGGCGCTCATCTTCGTCGTGTGCGGGATCCTGGTCGCCGGGCAGATCGCCTGGCACGAGAGCGACGTGGCGGAGAGGGAGCGCAGCCTGGCCGGAGCCCGCCAGGCCGCCGGCCTCGTCGGCGGGGAACGGGTGACCGATCCCCGCACCAGGACCCTGCTCGGCATCGCCGCCTGGCGGCTCGCCCCGCTGCCCGAGAGCCGCGCCGCCCTCTTCGACGCCCTCGCCGAACCCGAACGCGACGCCTTCACCGACCCCGACCAGAACGACGACACCCGCGACTTCCTCGCCGACTCCGGGCGCACCCTGCTCGGCGTCGGCGGCGGCCGGTGGTCGGCCTGGGACGTGGCCACACATCGCCGTACCGGATCGGGACGCCTGCCGGACCGTGCGGTGACCGCGGTCAGCCTCGACGGGCGGACCCTCGCCCTGGCCGGTACTGACGGTGACGGCGCCTCCCGGCTGTGGCGGCTGCCGGCGGGGACGGAGGACCCCGTCGGGTATCACGGGGCGGCCGACTCGGAGCTCGGCGTCGGCGCGTACGTCGTGAACGGCCCCGATACGACGGCGCAGTTGAGCGCGTTCACGGACGACCCGGTGGTGCTGGAGCGTTCCGCCGCAGGTGCCGCCAGTGCCATGGACGTCGTCGTGCCGAGTGCGGACGGGCGCCTGGCGGCCGTGTGCGCACAGGGCCAGCCGCTCATGCTGCGGGACATCGTCCGCCACCGCACGGTCACCGGCGCCTGGCAGGACTCGTCGGCGGTGGAGTGCTCGTCCGCCGCCCTCGTCTTCGACCGGGCCGGGACGCGCTTCGCGGCGGTCTCCGACGCTGCGATACGCGTCTGGGACACGGCCTCGGGCCGGGAGCTCGCGGACATCGCCCAACCCGGCGTGTCCCACCTCGCCTTCACCCCGGACGGGCGGTTCCTCGCGGTGGCCGGCCCGGACGGGACGACGGTCTGGCGCATATCGGCGGCGGGGGCACCGGTGTTCCGCCACGCCCTCTCCGACGGGCCCGTCACCGCCCTCGCCTGGGATCCGGACGGCCCGACCCTGCGCTACCTGGCCGACGGCACCGTGCACTCCCTCGACCTCGCGGTGCCCCTCACCTCTCCGTGGCTCGAACGGCCGCTGGACCGCGAGACGTTCAGCCCGGACGGCCGCCTGCTGGCCACCGCCGAACGGCACGGCGACCACTACCGCTTCAGCCTGCGCGACACCCGGACGGGTCGTGTCCTCGCCCGGCTGCCCTCACTCGCGGCAGCCGACGGCCGGAGTGGGGCCGGGGGCGTCGGGCCGCTGATGACGTTCAGTCCGGACGAGCGGGACTTCGCGTACGGCGTGGGGGAGCCGGAAGCGTCCGGCGCGCGGTTCGTCGTATGGAATGTGACAGATCACCGAGTGCGGGCGGTCCTTCAGCCTGGCGGATCGTCCCCGGTCCGCTCCATCGCGCTCACCCCGGGCGGCGGGAAACTGCTCCTCTCCCGGGCGACGGCCGCCGGCTCGCCCACCGGAGAGGTGTGGAACACCGCCCGCGGAACGCGGACCGACCGGCCCGAAGCCCTGACCGCGACCCTGAAGTCCGCCCTGGCCTCCGGTTTCACCGGCCCGGCCTCCGCGCTGCCGTTCGGCCTGGACACCGACGTACCGCTCGGCCCGGACGGCGGCGCGGAGGTTCTCGCTCTCAGCCCCGACGGCGTCCACCTCGCCACCGGTGGCGGCTTCGGCAGCGTCACGGTCTGGCACGGCCGTACCGAACGCCACCGGGAGGCCGTCATCCCGCCCGTCGCCGGAGTGGCCGGCGACGGAGCGATCGGCGCCCGGGTCACCGCGCTCGCCTTCAGCTCCGACGGCCGCACCCTCGCGGTGGGTTACGCCTCCGGCGCGCTCCGGCTGTGGGACACCGCCACCCGGCAGCCTCTCGGTGGCAGCCTCACCACGCCCGGCGAGGCGATCCGTTCGCTCGCCTTCGACGGGCACGGCGACTCCGTCCACGCCAGCAGCGCCCATGTCCCCGTCCAGCGGTACGCCGTCGGAGCCGCCCAGGTGGTCAGCCGGCTCTGTGCGCGCGCCGGCCGCAACCTGACCGCCGACGAATGGCGGACCTACCTCCCCGATGTGCCCTACCGGCGCCTGTGCGCCGTGTCCGGCACCGCCGACCCGGTCGCGGAAGTCGGCCCCGCCCCAGCCGCTTCGCCGAAGCCGACCGGGACTCCGGCGCCGGCGCGCACCACCTCGTCGCCGCCCGTCGCTCGGCAGCACGCGTCCCGGAAGCCCGGCGCGTCCGCGCACGGCATCGTGACGCCGGAGGCCGTGCCGCCTCCCGGAGCACGGCGCGAAGCCGCGTCTCCCTCGGCCGACGAGGCACATCCGCGCTCCAGGCCAGGCAAGACCGCACGCCGGCCGCTCGTAGGAAAGGCCCCCGGTTAA
- a CDS encoding LAETG motif-containing sortase-dependent surface protein has product MSIARRVMARRLLGTGAASLVLCAAGVASASGAWATGSHGGDGWKSGGTYQPGTGAGTETATDRCQFSLDGANFYDSVKVDDQNLKVTDDGKVHITVRAAADATTCTASLASYLAHGPTFATSGEQVFVDFDTVTVKPGGTDTLDIAVPDAGCFAQIDLYRGAVKFDGKLDANDGFVHGDLPKGPDRPVIKDKLIAAWNGGTKDCTTEPPATEEPPTTPPVEPSQPESEEPSTPAEETTPPASETPSTETPTPEPSESTSAPAPSPNGGGGDLAETGGSSATGPIAIGAVVLLAGGAAFVVASKRRRTARS; this is encoded by the coding sequence ATGTCCATAGCGAGACGTGTCATGGCGCGACGCCTACTGGGGACGGGCGCCGCGTCGCTCGTTCTCTGCGCTGCCGGTGTCGCCTCCGCCTCCGGCGCCTGGGCCACCGGGTCGCACGGCGGCGACGGCTGGAAGTCCGGCGGCACCTACCAGCCCGGCACCGGCGCCGGCACGGAGACGGCCACCGACCGCTGCCAGTTCTCGCTCGACGGTGCGAACTTCTACGACTCCGTCAAGGTCGACGACCAGAACCTGAAGGTCACCGACGACGGCAAGGTCCACATCACGGTCCGCGCCGCCGCCGACGCCACGACCTGCACCGCCTCGCTCGCCTCCTACCTCGCCCACGGCCCGACCTTCGCCACCTCCGGCGAGCAGGTCTTCGTCGACTTCGACACCGTCACGGTCAAGCCCGGCGGCACCGACACCCTCGACATCGCCGTCCCGGACGCGGGCTGCTTCGCGCAGATCGACCTGTACCGGGGCGCGGTGAAGTTCGACGGCAAGCTCGACGCGAACGACGGCTTCGTCCACGGTGACCTGCCCAAGGGCCCGGACCGCCCGGTCATCAAGGACAAGCTGATCGCGGCCTGGAACGGCGGCACGAAGGACTGCACGACGGAGCCGCCGGCGACCGAGGAGCCGCCGACCACGCCGCCGGTCGAGCCGTCTCAGCCGGAGTCCGAGGAGCCGTCGACCCCGGCTGAGGAGACGACGCCGCCGGCCTCGGAGACCCCGTCGACCGAGACCCCGACCCCGGAGCCCTCCGAGTCGACGTCCGCCCCGGCGCCCTCCCCCAACGGCGGCGGCGGTGACCTCGCCGAGACCGGCGGCAGCAGCGCGACCGGCCCGATCGCCATCGGCGCGGTGGTGCTGCTGGCGGGCGGCGCGGCGTTCGTCGTGGCGTCGAAGCGGCGGCGTACGGCGCGTTCCTGA
- a CDS encoding ABC transporter ATP-binding protein, with protein sequence MPKGDVLAEARDLRRSFGSRTVLDDVSLTLRSGEVTGFVGANGAGKTTTIRLMLGLAHGEGTSHFLGRPLHAWGSPGAVVGAVLGGIVGHPKHRVRSHLRMVAAGCGASDRRVDDMLELVGLTQAGRLRLSQLSLGMAQRVGIAQALLGDPPVLILDEPANGLDPHAIRWLRDFLRDQAAQGRAVMVSSHLLGEMEQLADRVVVLSRGRVVADSPIAELLSRAGSRSVVTVQTPDLPKLTRLVEEQGGRLSPAGGPSAHVTGLDRIRIATLAADGGVPLHWLSEDMPSLEDFYLSIAEEEFRIS encoded by the coding sequence GTGCCAAAAGGCGACGTACTGGCCGAAGCACGGGACCTGAGACGCTCGTTCGGCAGCAGAACGGTCCTCGACGACGTGTCGCTGACACTGCGCTCCGGCGAGGTCACCGGCTTCGTCGGCGCCAACGGCGCGGGCAAGACCACCACCATCCGCCTGATGCTGGGCCTCGCCCACGGCGAGGGCACCAGTCACTTCCTCGGCCGCCCGCTGCACGCCTGGGGCTCCCCGGGCGCGGTCGTGGGCGCAGTCCTCGGCGGCATCGTCGGCCACCCCAAGCACCGGGTGCGGTCCCATCTGCGGATGGTGGCCGCCGGGTGCGGCGCGTCGGACCGGCGCGTCGACGACATGCTGGAGCTGGTGGGCCTCACTCAGGCGGGCCGGCTGCGACTGTCCCAGCTGTCCCTGGGAATGGCCCAGCGCGTGGGCATCGCGCAGGCGTTGCTCGGCGATCCGCCGGTGCTCATCCTCGACGAGCCCGCGAACGGACTCGACCCGCACGCGATCCGCTGGCTACGGGACTTCCTGCGGGACCAGGCCGCGCAGGGCAGGGCCGTCATGGTGTCCAGCCACCTGCTGGGCGAGATGGAGCAGCTCGCGGACCGAGTGGTCGTGCTGTCGCGCGGCCGTGTCGTGGCCGACTCGCCGATCGCGGAGCTGCTGTCCCGGGCGGGCAGCCGGAGCGTGGTGACCGTGCAGACGCCGGACCTGCCGAAGCTCACGCGTCTGGTGGAGGAGCAGGGCGGGCGGCTGAGCCCGGCGGGCGGGCCGAGCGCACACGTCACCGGACTGGACCGGATCCGGATCGCCACCCTCGCGGCGGACGGCGGCGTGCCATTGCACTGGCTGTCCGAGGACATGCCTTCGCTGGAGGACTTCTACCTGTCCATCGCGGAAGAGGAGTTCAGGATCTCGTGA
- a CDS encoding nucleoside hydrolase, with product MTNAEGQPIPVIIDCDTGVDDALALLFAVRHPGLDVRAVTCVAGNTDVDGVVRNTLTVLEQAGAPDIPVARGAGVPLIELARSARHVHGDDGMGDLGLPAPTRAPADVDAVTLLRREILASPRPVTLVPTAPLTNIALLLRTHPEVTDNIERIVFMGGAVACGNATPVAEFNVWHDPEAAAILLTAGVPITMYGLDVFQRVVVPGADVRRLRASTEPGARLAGDLLAHRPATPDVDADSEAGGIGDAGAVCTVVDPAGITTRLLPVEVSLAPGPTRGQTLVDRRPRPGESEIHTGMREQALVDVALDVDVARFVQLYLATVEGV from the coding sequence GTGACGAACGCCGAAGGGCAGCCCATCCCGGTGATCATCGACTGTGACACCGGTGTCGACGACGCCCTGGCGCTGCTGTTCGCCGTACGCCATCCGGGGCTCGACGTGCGCGCGGTCACCTGTGTGGCGGGCAACACGGACGTGGACGGCGTCGTACGCAACACCCTCACCGTCCTGGAGCAGGCCGGCGCCCCCGACATCCCCGTCGCGCGGGGCGCCGGCGTCCCGCTGATCGAGCTCGCCCGCTCGGCGCGGCATGTGCACGGCGACGACGGCATGGGCGACCTCGGCCTGCCCGCCCCGACCCGCGCCCCGGCCGACGTGGACGCGGTGACGCTGCTGCGCCGCGAGATCCTGGCGTCCCCGCGCCCGGTCACCCTCGTCCCCACCGCGCCCCTCACCAACATCGCCCTGCTGCTGCGCACGCACCCGGAGGTGACCGACAACATCGAGCGGATCGTCTTCATGGGCGGCGCGGTGGCCTGCGGGAACGCCACGCCGGTCGCGGAGTTCAACGTGTGGCACGACCCGGAGGCGGCCGCGATCCTGCTCACCGCCGGGGTGCCGATCACCATGTACGGGCTGGACGTCTTCCAGCGGGTCGTGGTCCCCGGGGCGGACGTACGGCGCCTGCGGGCGAGCACGGAACCCGGCGCCCGGCTCGCCGGCGACCTGCTGGCCCACCGCCCGGCCACGCCGGACGTCGACGCCGACTCCGAGGCCGGCGGCATCGGCGACGCGGGCGCGGTCTGTACGGTCGTGGACCCGGCGGGCATCACCACCCGCCTCCTCCCCGTCGAGGTCTCCCTCGCCCCCGGCCCCACCCGAGGCCAGACCCTCGTCGACCGCCGCCCCCGCCCCGGCGAGTCCGAGATCCACACCGGCATGCGCGAACAGGCCCTGGTGGACGTGGCGTTGGACGTGGACGTGGCCCGCTTCGTGCAGCTGTACCTGGCGACGGTGGAAGGCGTCTGA
- the thrS gene encoding threonine--tRNA ligase → MHDHRRLGRELDLFDTDPLMGAGLPYWLPDGAIVRHVLEEYIREAEREAGYRHVYSPVLGKRELYEISGHWDHYSDDMFPPMELGAEQVVLRPSLCPHHALIYRSRSHSYRELPLRMAELGGMYRSELSGVLGGLTRVRSIQLNDAHIFCTLEQAVEEARAALRLIARAYADLGIRAARHRLSLPGEGEGGGKYVADPELWRRATALLREVLDGSGIPYEAAEGEAAFYGPKIDVQITDPAGREATLSTVQIDFHQPERFDLHYIGPDGAKHRPVMVHRGIIGSVERAVAHLIEQHGGAFPAWLAPVQLLILPVSEAQLAPAQRLLRRALDQGLRAELAGPEHGTLGARIRAARLVPYQAVIGEREAAADGDLVAVRLRDGRRPGAVPAAELLGRIAARVAARGPELWDAVVDAA, encoded by the coding sequence ATGCACGACCACCGCCGCCTCGGCCGCGAACTCGACCTCTTCGACACCGACCCGCTGATGGGCGCGGGCCTGCCCTACTGGCTGCCCGACGGGGCGATCGTCCGGCACGTGCTGGAGGAGTACATCCGCGAGGCGGAACGCGAGGCCGGGTATCGGCACGTCTACTCGCCGGTCCTCGGCAAGCGCGAGCTGTACGAGATCTCCGGGCACTGGGACCACTACAGCGACGACATGTTCCCGCCGATGGAGCTCGGTGCCGAACAGGTCGTCCTGCGCCCCAGCCTCTGCCCCCACCACGCCCTGATCTACCGCTCCCGCTCCCACAGCTACCGCGAACTTCCCCTCCGCATGGCCGAGTTGGGCGGCATGTACCGCTCTGAGCTGTCCGGCGTCCTGGGCGGCCTCACCCGCGTACGGTCGATCCAGCTCAACGACGCGCACATCTTCTGCACCCTGGAGCAGGCGGTGGAGGAGGCCCGCGCCGCCCTGCGACTCATCGCCCGCGCTTACGCCGATCTGGGGATCCGGGCCGCCCGCCACCGCCTCTCCCTCCCCGGCGAGGGCGAAGGCGGCGGCAAATACGTCGCCGATCCCGAGCTGTGGCGGCGAGCCACCGCGCTGCTGCGCGAGGTCCTCGACGGCTCCGGCATCCCGTACGAGGCGGCCGAGGGCGAGGCGGCCTTCTACGGCCCCAAGATCGACGTCCAGATCACCGACCCGGCGGGCCGCGAGGCGACCCTCTCCACCGTGCAGATCGACTTCCACCAGCCCGAACGCTTCGACCTGCACTACATCGGCCCCGACGGGGCCAAGCACCGCCCGGTCATGGTCCACCGCGGCATCATCGGCAGTGTGGAGCGTGCGGTCGCCCACCTCATCGAACAGCACGGCGGCGCTTTCCCGGCCTGGCTCGCGCCGGTGCAACTGCTGATCCTGCCCGTGTCGGAGGCCCAGCTCGCCCCGGCCCAGCGGCTGCTGCGCCGGGCCCTGGACCAGGGCCTGCGCGCGGAACTCGCCGGTCCCGAGCACGGCACCCTGGGTGCCCGCATCCGCGCGGCACGCCTCGTGCCGTACCAGGCGGTCATCGGAGAGCGGGAGGCCGCGGCGGACGGTGACCTCGTGGCCGTACGACTGCGGGACGGGCGCAGGCCGGGCGCCGTACCCGCCGCGGAGCTGCTCGGCCGGATCGCCGCTCGGGTGGCGGCGCGCGGCCCGGAGCTGTGGGACGCGGTGGTGGACGCCGCATGA
- a CDS encoding helix-turn-helix transcriptional regulator, with product MVHIRQLDPTASPLDYYGWELRRRREEAGLTLKQLGSIVFCTGSLIGQIETTLKVPTRPFSERVDVALGTDGCFSRLVGLVLRSQLPTWFQPYADMEAKATYISTYQCQLVYGLLQTKAYAAALLCVDQPDQVEDMVAARMERQRVLEREQPPALWVVLDESVLYRMVGDRNVMREQLAHLLSFRNNPSVHIQVLPYSAGAHTGMVGSFNLLRFDEHPDLFYSESYDQGHMTANPQVIRERSVGYARLQAAALSLDESADLIARVMEERYGHQQAAEGRDVA from the coding sequence TTGGTTCACATTCGTCAACTCGATCCCACGGCCTCGCCATTGGACTACTACGGCTGGGAGCTGAGGAGAAGGAGGGAGGAAGCGGGGCTGACCCTGAAGCAGTTGGGCTCGATCGTCTTCTGCACGGGGTCGTTGATCGGCCAGATCGAGACGACGCTGAAGGTGCCGACGCGACCGTTCTCCGAGCGGGTGGACGTCGCGCTGGGAACGGACGGGTGTTTCTCGCGGCTGGTGGGGCTGGTGCTGCGCAGCCAGCTGCCGACCTGGTTCCAGCCGTACGCCGACATGGAGGCGAAGGCGACGTACATCTCCACGTACCAGTGCCAGCTGGTGTACGGGCTGCTGCAGACGAAGGCGTACGCGGCGGCGCTGCTGTGCGTGGATCAACCGGACCAGGTTGAGGACATGGTCGCCGCCCGCATGGAACGGCAGCGCGTCCTGGAGCGTGAACAACCGCCCGCGCTGTGGGTGGTCCTGGACGAGTCGGTGCTGTACCGGATGGTCGGCGACCGGAACGTCATGCGCGAGCAACTCGCCCACCTGCTGAGCTTCCGGAACAACCCGTCGGTGCACATCCAGGTGCTGCCGTACTCCGCGGGTGCGCACACCGGGATGGTGGGCTCATTCAACCTCCTGCGCTTCGATGAGCACCCGGACCTCTTCTACAGCGAGAGTTACGACCAGGGCCACATGACTGCCAACCCGCAGGTAATCAGGGAACGTTCGGTCGGTTACGCTCGCTTGCAGGCCGCCGCCCTCTCACTCGATGAGTCGGCCGACCTGATCGCCCGCGTGATGGAGGAACGCTATGGACACCAGCAAGCAGCGGAAGGCCGCGACGTGGCGTAA
- a CDS encoding DUF397 domain-containing protein: MDTSKQRKAATWRKSSYSGTNGGDCVECAPLGTAAWRKSSYSGTSGGECVEVADLTPCIAVRDSKNPEVGTLTLSPEAYGAFVGYVGSGNGARPGISAR; encoded by the coding sequence ATGGACACCAGCAAGCAGCGGAAGGCCGCGACGTGGCGTAAGTCCAGCTACAGCGGCACCAACGGCGGCGACTGCGTCGAGTGCGCCCCACTCGGCACCGCCGCCTGGCGCAAGTCCTCCTACAGCGGCACCAGCGGCGGCGAATGCGTCGAGGTCGCCGACCTCACCCCCTGCATCGCCGTCCGCGACTCCAAGAACCCCGAGGTCGGCACCCTCACGCTCTCGCCGGAGGCATACGGCGCCTTCGTAGGCTATGTCGGCTCGGGCAACGGTGCGAGGCCCGGTATCTCGGCGCGGTAG
- a CDS encoding ribosomal protein L7/L12, translated as MDIVGLFFVLAAFAGIITIQSRISRTDQRVARVERKLDLVLDHLGLQEDEPRMDEVLVLLRNGKKIEAIKVYREITGEGLKEAKEAVERLAERMV; from the coding sequence ATGGACATAGTGGGTCTCTTCTTCGTGCTGGCCGCGTTCGCGGGCATCATCACCATCCAGAGCAGGATTTCCCGGACGGATCAGCGAGTTGCCCGGGTCGAGCGCAAACTCGACCTGGTTCTCGACCACTTGGGGCTGCAGGAGGACGAGCCCCGCATGGACGAGGTCCTCGTGCTCCTGCGGAACGGCAAGAAGATCGAGGCGATCAAGGTCTATCGGGAGATCACCGGGGAGGGCCTGAAGGAGGCCAAGGAGGCGGTCGAGCGTCTCGCCGAGCGCATGGTCTGA
- a CDS encoding GAF and ANTAR domain-containing protein, translating to MRPEDGHPDERGRERTGATDAIAEGVRGAGPGEIPARLCDVAVELLPVTGASVSLHSDGMPVQLGASSAQAAFVTEIQATLGDGPCQSAAQSGAPVLACDLTAGRDVLRWPVFAQQATAAGVRAVYSMPLGNDTVCVGTLDLYRDTPGDLTDRDLRTARLVAGMMTVALMALPRAEDAGDQDEQWLSGLAADHDQVYQATGMIMAQLGVGTDEALARLRAHAFADGSTALDAARDVVEHRLRFDRE from the coding sequence GTGCGGCCCGAAGACGGTCATCCTGATGAGCGGGGACGAGAGCGGACCGGTGCCACGGACGCGATCGCCGAAGGCGTACGCGGTGCGGGCCCCGGCGAGATCCCGGCGCGGCTGTGCGACGTCGCCGTGGAGCTGCTGCCCGTGACCGGCGCGAGCGTGTCGCTGCACAGTGACGGCATGCCCGTCCAGCTGGGCGCGAGCAGTGCGCAGGCCGCGTTTGTGACCGAGATCCAGGCCACCTTGGGCGACGGCCCCTGCCAGTCCGCCGCACAGAGCGGTGCGCCGGTGCTGGCCTGCGACCTGACGGCCGGGCGGGACGTCCTGCGCTGGCCGGTCTTCGCCCAGCAGGCCACGGCCGCCGGGGTGCGGGCGGTGTACTCGATGCCGCTCGGCAACGACACGGTGTGCGTGGGCACGCTCGACCTCTACCGGGACACCCCCGGCGACCTCACCGACCGGGACCTGCGGACGGCACGGCTGGTGGCCGGGATGATGACGGTGGCGCTGATGGCACTGCCGCGCGCGGAGGACGCGGGCGACCAGGACGAACAGTGGCTGAGCGGCCTCGCCGCCGACCACGACCAGGTCTACCAAGCCACCGGCATGATCATGGCCCAGCTGGGCGTCGGCACGGACGAGGCACTGGCACGGCTACGGGCCCACGCCTTCGCCGACGGAAGCACGGCACTCGACGCGGCACGGGACGTGGTGGAACACCGGTTGCGGTTCGACCGGGAGTAG